In the Candidatus Schekmanbacteria bacterium RIFCSPLOWO2_02_FULL_38_14 genome, one interval contains:
- a CDS encoding aspartate ammonia-lyase, with the protein MKYRKEKDYLGEKLIPDDKYYGVQTSRAVDNFPISGFTLSKEMINAISEIKIAAAKANMELEKLDKKKGEAIIKAAKEVLEGRFEGDFPVDAFQAGAGTSSHMNLNEVIANRACEILGGKKGDNSLVHPNDHVNMSQSTNDVFPTAIRIASLKLLGKLLSEMDSLGKAFKLKGREFKFIIKSGRTHLQDAVPMTLGNEFGAYGESVRKWKKRAENAIVSLGLLGIGGSAVGSGINTHPKYRERVVKNLRGITGLDLKSSPDLFEAMESMAPFVELSGSLKGFCFDLVRICNDLRLLSSGPRTGFDEINLPSVQPGSSIMPGKINPVMAEMTTMVAFQVIGNDLTISMAAQAGQLELNVMMPVIAFNVVISLRILTNALKVLREKCVEGITANKDICRRYAENSLGLATILNPYIGYAAAAEVAKESNRTGKSIIDVIREKRLMSDGEIERIFKQ; encoded by the coding sequence GTGAAATACAGGAAAGAAAAGGATTATCTTGGTGAAAAACTAATACCTGATGATAAATACTACGGTGTTCAGACTTCAAGGGCTGTGGACAATTTTCCTATCAGCGGATTCACTCTTTCAAAGGAAATGATAAATGCCATTTCAGAAATTAAAATAGCAGCTGCAAAGGCGAATATGGAGCTTGAAAAACTGGATAAAAAAAAAGGCGAGGCAATAATTAAAGCTGCAAAGGAAGTTCTGGAGGGAAGGTTTGAGGGGGATTTCCCTGTGGATGCTTTTCAGGCAGGCGCAGGAACATCATCCCATATGAATTTAAATGAAGTAATTGCCAACAGGGCTTGTGAAATCCTTGGCGGAAAAAAGGGAGACAACAGCCTTGTCCATCCAAATGACCATGTAAATATGAGTCAGTCTACCAATGACGTTTTCCCCACAGCAATAAGAATTGCATCACTGAAACTTTTGGGAAAACTTCTTTCTGAAATGGATTCTCTGGGAAAGGCTTTTAAGTTAAAGGGAAGGGAGTTTAAATTTATTATTAAATCAGGAAGAACCCATCTTCAGGACGCTGTGCCGATGACTCTTGGAAATGAGTTTGGCGCCTATGGAGAATCTGTCAGAAAATGGAAGAAAAGAGCGGAAAATGCAATCGTCTCTCTGGGACTCCTTGGAATTGGCGGTAGCGCAGTGGGAAGCGGAATAAATACCCATCCAAAATACAGAGAAAGGGTTGTGAAAAATTTAAGAGGGATTACAGGATTGGATTTGAAATCATCTCCTGACCTTTTTGAGGCAATGGAAAGCATGGCGCCATTTGTCGAGCTTTCAGGAAGCCTGAAAGGCTTCTGCTTTGACCTTGTGAGAATTTGCAATGACTTGAGGCTTTTGAGCTCAGGACCAAGAACAGGTTTTGATGAAATCAACCTTCCTTCTGTGCAGCCCGGCTCTTCAATAATGCCCGGGAAAATCAATCCTGTCATGGCAGAAATGACAACTATGGTTGCTTTTCAGGTCATTGGCAATGACCTTACGATATCAATGGCAGCACAGGCAGGACAGCTTGAACTTAATGTGATGATGCCTGTGATTGCTTTTAACGTAGTAATATCACTAAGAATATTAACAAATGCATTAAAAGTTTTAAGAGAAAAATGTGTTGAGGGAATAACCGCAAATAAAGATATTTGCAGGAGATATGCAGAAAACAGCCTTGGTTTGGCAACAATCCTTAACCCCTATATCGGGTATGCAGCTGCAGCAGAGGTTGCAAAGGAGTCTAACAGGACCGGCAAGTCAATCATTGATGTCATTAGAGAAAAAAGGCTGATGAGTGATGGGGAGATTGAGAGAATTTTTAAACAGTAA
- a CDS encoding 2-oxoisovalerate dehydrogenase: MKVKKVTFIEAITEALAEEMERDERVFLMGEDIGLYGGVFKATKGLQEKFGPMRVIDTPISEAFIAGGAVGAALMGMRAVPEIQFADFITPAMDQIIQQAAKLRYRSGGSYKVPVVFRVCCGGGIGGGLYHSQSNEAWFVDQPGLKVVFPSTPYDAKGLLKASIRDGNPVIYFEHKKLYRSIKQDIPEEDYIVPIGKAQVRTKGDKVSIITYGLMVHYSLEAAAKLSKEGISAEVIDLRTLLPIDKETILESVKKTGKAVIVHEANKTGGVGGEIAAIIAEEAFEYLDAPVTRVAGPDIPTMPFAPPMEDFFMVNPKKIINAVRKVAAY, from the coding sequence ATGAAAGTGAAAAAAGTAACCTTTATCGAAGCAATAACTGAAGCCCTTGCAGAAGAGATGGAAAGGGATGAGAGAGTGTTTCTTATGGGAGAAGATATCGGGTTATACGGAGGAGTTTTCAAAGCGACCAAAGGGTTGCAGGAAAAATTTGGTCCAATGAGGGTGATTGACACTCCTATCTCTGAGGCATTTATTGCAGGAGGGGCTGTCGGGGCTGCATTGATGGGAATGAGGGCAGTACCTGAGATACAGTTTGCTGATTTCATTACTCCTGCAATGGACCAGATAATACAGCAGGCTGCAAAACTGAGATACAGGTCAGGAGGGAGTTACAAGGTTCCTGTTGTTTTCAGAGTCTGCTGTGGCGGAGGAATCGGCGGAGGGCTTTACCATTCACAGAGCAATGAGGCATGGTTTGTTGACCAGCCGGGATTAAAGGTTGTATTTCCTTCAACACCATATGATGCAAAAGGGCTTCTGAAAGCCTCTATCCGTGATGGTAATCCTGTGATATACTTTGAACATAAGAAACTATACCGCAGCATAAAACAGGATATACCAGAGGAAGATTATATTGTTCCTATTGGCAAGGCTCAAGTTAGGACAAAAGGTGACAAGGTCAGCATAATAACTTATGGATTAATGGTTCATTATTCTCTTGAAGCTGCTGCGAAACTTTCAAAGGAAGGAATATCTGCTGAAGTAATAGATTTGAGGACATTGCTTCCAATTGATAAAGAAACAATTCTTGAATCAGTGAAGAAAACAGGAAAAGCCGTAATAGTTCACGAGGCTAACAAGACCGGAGGTGTTGGAGGTGAAATTGCAGCAATCATTGCAGAAGAGGCTTTTGAATATTTGGATGCTCCTGTCACAAGGGTTGCGGGACCTGATATTCCAACAATGCCCTTTGCTCCTCCAATGGAGGATTTTTTTATGGTGAATCCTAAAAAGATTATAAATGCTGTGAGGAAAGTTGCAGCATATTAG
- a CDS encoding ferredoxin, with protein MSHKIIEECIACGACAESCPEKAISSGETIYVIDPAKCTDCGTCAEVCPVDACKPA; from the coding sequence ATGTCTCACAAGATAATTGAGGAATGTATTGCCTGCGGAGCCTGTGCTGAAAGTTGCCCTGAAAAGGCTATAAGTTCTGGTGAAACAATATATGTAATTGATCCGGCAAAATGCACTGATTGTGGAACATGTGCCGAGGTATGTCCTGTGGATGCATGCAAACCTGCATAA
- a CDS encoding leucyl aminopeptidase yields MRISIKTGRVEKEKAEAIILFFFEGFNKDSEVYKKLNSALKGMLADVAGSGEFTGKIDQSTLLHTNQFINAKRLLLTGLGKGKDLHIDIIRRKTGNALKRLRDARISKAVIAIPEKIPNNIKTEELCQSIAEGSELALFEFDKLATAKKEEKKEIKELVLLLNNKKTFGKASKGVEIGKKISDAVNMSRELIVKPANYTTPTFLAEKAREISGRLRLKCRVLGEREIRKLKMGAFLSVTKGSYEPPKFIILDYCPKNAGNKTVALVGKGITFDSGGISLKPSRNLHKMKYDMAGGAVVLGVIQAAASLKLPLRIVGLIPATENLPGGSATKPGDVVVSLSGKTIEIQNTDAEGRLILADALYYAKRFNPDAIIDLATLTGACFVALGDQAIGMMGNNNGLMDMFRKAGEKTFERVWELPLWKEYDEQIKSDIADVKNIGSDGGAGAILGGIFLKKFVNDFPWVHLDIAGTAWNDRDRDYSPRGATGVGVRLITEVLRNWRDI; encoded by the coding sequence ATGAGAATATCAATTAAAACCGGCAGAGTTGAAAAAGAAAAAGCTGAAGCTATAATACTATTCTTTTTTGAAGGGTTCAATAAAGACAGCGAGGTATACAAAAAACTGAATTCAGCACTTAAGGGGATGCTTGCGGATGTAGCAGGAAGCGGTGAATTTACAGGAAAAATTGACCAGAGCACACTCCTTCATACAAACCAGTTTATTAATGCAAAAAGGCTGCTTCTTACAGGTCTTGGCAAGGGTAAAGATTTACATATTGATATAATCCGCAGAAAGACAGGAAATGCTCTGAAAAGACTCAGAGATGCAAGAATAAGCAAGGCTGTCATAGCTATTCCGGAAAAAATTCCAAACAATATTAAGACAGAAGAACTCTGCCAGAGCATAGCAGAGGGCAGTGAGCTTGCTCTTTTTGAATTTGATAAACTGGCAACAGCAAAGAAAGAAGAGAAAAAAGAGATTAAAGAGCTAGTTCTCCTTTTGAATAACAAAAAAACTTTTGGTAAGGCATCAAAAGGGGTTGAGATAGGGAAAAAAATTTCTGATGCAGTTAATATGAGCCGTGAGCTGATTGTAAAACCTGCAAACTATACAACTCCGACATTTCTGGCTGAAAAGGCAAGAGAAATATCCGGGCGACTGAGGCTTAAATGCAGGGTACTTGGGGAAAGAGAGATTAGAAAACTCAAAATGGGGGCATTTCTGTCAGTTACCAAGGGGAGCTATGAGCCTCCGAAGTTTATTATACTTGATTATTGTCCCAAAAATGCTGGCAATAAAACTGTAGCCCTTGTTGGCAAGGGAATTACTTTTGACAGCGGGGGAATCTCTTTGAAACCGAGCCGGAACCTTCACAAAATGAAGTATGACATGGCAGGAGGAGCTGTTGTTCTTGGAGTGATTCAGGCTGCGGCTTCTTTAAAACTTCCTTTGAGAATAGTCGGGCTTATTCCTGCCACTGAGAACCTTCCCGGCGGCTCTGCCACCAAACCCGGAGACGTCGTTGTTTCCCTTTCAGGCAAAACTATAGAGATACAGAACACTGATGCTGAGGGCCGCCTGATACTTGCTGATGCTCTCTACTATGCAAAAAGATTCAATCCTGATGCAATTATAGACCTTGCCACATTAACAGGCGCATGCTTTGTTGCCCTTGGTGACCAGGCAATAGGGATGATGGGGAACAATAACGGTCTGATGGATATGTTCAGGAAGGCAGGTGAAAAAACATTTGAAAGGGTATGGGAACTGCCCCTGTGGAAGGAATATGACGAGCAGATTAAAAGCGATATAGCAGATGTTAAAAATATCGGAAGCGACGGCGGTGCAGGAGCAATCCTTGGCGGGATTTTTCTGAAGAAATTCGTTAATGATTTTCCGTGGGTGCATCTTGATATTGCGGGTACTGCCTGGAATGACAGGGACAGGGATTATAGTCCAAGGGGAGCAACAGGGGTTGGCGTAAGGCTTATTACTGAGGTATTGAGAAACTGGAGAGATATATGA